TGCCTATTCAGATATCCAGGTGATCGCTGCCTCCACCTCGGCGACCGAAGTCGTGCAGGGAGAGGAGTTCTACGTGGTGGGCAGCCTCTATCAGGACGGGACTGTTGACGAACCCGGGGACGTCTCGTTGACGGCGTCGCACCAGGACAGTACGGAGACGGTGACGCTCAACACGTCCGAAGAACTCTCAGTGCAGCCGGGATTCTACCACCTTGGGGCGGTCAACCTCTCGGCGACCCTTGAGGACGGACAGACTGGTTCGTACGACCTCTTCCTCGGAGAGCGGCCCGCCGGGACAGTCACCGTTAGCGAACCGACCGTCGACATCACCGGGATCGACGTCCGTGGACATGCCGGCGGCATCGATCCCGATGAAGAGCACGCAAGCGACGAGGCCACCGTCGACGTGACGGTCGAGTCCGACCTCGCGGTACAGAACGTGAGCGTCTTCGTCGACTCGCTCGAGACGAACTACCTCGTCGAAGTCGAGGCGGACCACGTCGCTGGCGAGGACTGGTCGGCCTCGATTCCGCTTGAGGACCTTCCCGATGATGGCGCGTATGTACTCTCCGTACTCGCCGTCGACGAAAGCGACACGGCTGACTCACTCGTCGCGGACCGAACGCTTGTGATTGATCGAGAAGCGCCTTCACTGGCGGTCACACTCGAGGACATCTCCGGCGATGACGCAACGGTCGTCGTCGAGAGCACCGAACCGCTCGCCGACGTTCCGGACGTCTCCGCGACGTTTACCGACGACGACGGCGCGTCCGAATCCGCACCCGTGACGATGGACGATGCCGGAGCAGGTGCGACGACGTACACTGGAACACTCGAGTTCGACAACTCCGGAAATTACAGCGTTACGGCTACCGGAACCGATCTGGCTGGAAACGCTGGTGAGGACTCCACCTCGGCGGTCATCTACACCGGGTTTTCACTCGCGGATGAGACGATCACAATCGACGACACTGGAACGACGATTGACTTCCACGTTGACGATCCGGAACTGACGTCTGACGATCTCTTCCTCGCGTTCTCCGAAGGCACCGTCAACGCAAATTTGGCGGACGATGAACTCGGTGTTGGCTTCCTGTCTGCCGAACTCGACGACCTCGTCGATTCGTGGTTCGAGGACGGCACCATCGACCACGCGACGATCTCGATGCCACTCGAGGAGAGCGACCTCGCCGATGGCCACACTGCAGCCGATGTCGGACTCTACCACTACGACGAGCAAACCACTACCTGGGACCCAGTCGAGTCGACGGTCACGAACCCAGACAGCAATCCAACGCTCGTCGCCGACGTCGACGGCTTCTCGACGTACGGGGCACTCGTCATCGACGACGAGCCGCCCGAAATCACGGCCGAGACACCCGCCGATGGGGACGTGCTCGATGACGGTACCGACACTGTCACCGTTCGCCTCGAGTACGACGACGCGCTCTCCGGCATCGACGTGGGCTCGGTTCGACTCGAGATCGATGGCACTGACCGTACTGCCCACGAGAACACCTCGATCACCTCGTCGGCGATTGAACACACGCTTTCCGTCGAGGATGATACTGAGTACGATGTGTGGCTCTCAGTATCCGACAACGCAGGGAACGACGCAACACACGAGTTGTCGTTCGAGGTTGATTCGCCATCGGCTGGATCGTCAATCGGCGGCGGAAGCGGATCGTCGTCATCGGATGACGATACGCCCGCCGATGAGGAGGATGCGTCCACTGACGACGAAGAGACGGACGAGGCGGACGATGACGCGTCTGGAACTGACGGTGACAAACCGTCGACTGGCGATGATTCGGCGTCCGTATCGGACGACGACGCGCCGCTTTCCGACGACGATGTGTCTTCGTCTGACGATAGTGACACACCAGCGCCTGCTGACGAGACGTCTGGGACGGATGCTGGCTCTGATCGTGTACCTGGCTTCGGACTCGTCATCACCGTTCTCACGGTGCTTCTGGCTGTCACACTGTTGCTTCGTCGCCCTCAGAACGACCGATAGAGACGGGGCAGGCACTGTCGTTTCAGGTCCTGTCGTTCTTCTTTTATTTAGTGTCACCGCAGTGAACGTACGGAACGTCACACCGAGCAGCGATACGGACTGAGAAAATGCTGCACTCGTCTCCCGCGCTTTACAGTTGCTCGAGCGGTACATCCTCTTCGTCGGGCGTCGTGGTTTCGAACCGATCCAGCGCCGTCGAGAGTTTGTTCGCCCGCTCTGCGAGTTGCGTCATCGACCCCGTCACCTCGTTGAGCGCGCTCGTTTGCTCTTCGGTTGCGGCAGCGACGGTATCTGCACCCGTCGCCGTCTCCTGGCTGATCGTCGCAACCTCACTGACTTCGGAGACGACTTCGTGGGTCGAATCCAGTTGCTGCTCGGTCGCCGTCGAGATGTCTTCGACGCCCGATTTCGTTTCCTCAGCGTAGACCGCGATATCCTCGAGTGCGGTTGCAGCTTTCATCACTCGCCGCGCAGTCGCGTTCACTTCGTAACTCGTGCGCTCGACCGCAGTGGCCGAATCCGCTGTCTGTTCGCGAATCCGTTCGAGACAGCGTTCGACCTCTTCGGCGGCGTCTTTTGCGTTGGCCGAGAGGTCTTTGACCTGTTCGGCGACCGCCGCGAAGTCCTCGCTGTTCCCGCTCGAGGAGCGAACAGCCTCGAGATTAGTGTTGAGTGCGAGCATGTTCGTACGGTCGGCAATAACCTGGATTTGCTCGATGAGCCGGTCGATCTCTGCGACCTCGCCTTCCAGTTGCTCGATCTCGTCGACGGCGTGTTCGGACTCGCTTTCGATTGCGTCGACACCACTTATCGCCTCTTTAGCAGCCTCACGACCGTCTTCGCTGGTGGCAGCGGTCTGGGTTGCGATTTCTGTCACCTCACTCGAGGCGTCGGCGATCTCTCGCGTCGTCTGTGAGAGATCCGAGAGTTCACTCGAGACGTCCTGAAGGGAATCGTTCTGTCGTGCCGCCCCATCTGAGATCGACTGCACGGACGCGGCGACGTTTTCTGAGGCATTACGAACCGTCTCGCTCGAACTCGAGACCTGCTCGCTTGCCTCGGCGACTTCGCCTGCAAAGTAGGTCAGGCGAGCAATCGTCTCCTCGAGTTGCTCGAGCATGCCGTTGAACTCGGTCGCAACGTCTTTCATCGCCTCGGTATCGGTCATCTCGGGGTCCATCCGAACCGTGAGATCGCCGTCTGCAGCAGTCTGCATGACTGCCGCGTATCGGCTCGCTGCCTCGGTGAGGTCTTCGTTCAGTCGCTTCGTGTGCTGTCGTTCCGCTTCGGCATCTGCTCGAGCGCGGCGTGCCTCGTCGATCTGCGTTCGCAACGAGCGGCGCATGTTGTCGAATGCGAGGTACAGTTGGCCGATTTCGTCGACACGATCCGTCTCGAGGTCGACGTCGAGATTGCCGCGTTCCATTTCGGCGGCCTGTTCTCGCAATCTGTTGATCGACCGCGCCGTATTTCGCCCGACAACGGCCCCCAGTGCCGTTACCAGTACCATGAGCCCAGCAGTTGCGGCAAAACCGAGCCACTGCACCGTCGTGACGAACCCGTAGGCGTCCGCCGTTGGCTCATGGATGAGTACGGTCCAGTCTGTTCCTGTGACCGGTGCTGAGCCGACGACGTACTCTTCCTGTGGGAAGCCGTAGGCGGTGAGCAACGCTGGCATCGTGTCCGCTGACACCGTCCGAGACGTAGCTACCTGACTGTCCAGAACGGCATCGTCAGCCCCGTCGTAGGACTGGACGAACTGCTCGTTGTCCTCACCGTAGCCGTCGTCCCCAAACATGAGCGCGCCCTGTCCGTCGAGCACCATCGTCGTCGACCGCTCGTCACTGTACGTTCCGAACTGGGAACTGTACTGCTCCAACTCGACCGTGTAGACGACGCCAATCGCCCCGTCACCGGTCGTCTGGGCGTACGTCACTGCAGGTGTCGCGTCCCCATCATCGAGCAGGTACGGACTCGAGCGATAGACCGAAAACGGTTCGATTACCTCGAGCAGTCCGGTCGCGTCGGGAACCGAGAGTTCAGTGGCAGGTTGTCCGTCGAGTGCCCGATCCGTGCTTGCGATGATCTCTCCGTCGTCGGTGTCGACGATGTGAATCGCGTTCGCCCGTTCTGGATGTTGAGTGTACTGGCGAAGTTCCGTCGTCGAAAGACTCCGGAGGTCCGGGCTCCGCACGAGCGTCTCGACCCGTTGCTCGTTGCTTTCGGACCACGCTTGGAGGCTCCGGGCTTCCTGCTCGGCGAGCGTCGTAAACTCCTCATCTGCCTCGCTCTGGACGTGGGCACGAATTTCCTCGGTTGCAACGAAGCCGATCATGCCGACGGACGCACCGATCAGCAACAGTACGATCCCGAATTTGAGCGCGTAACTCCGGCGGATTCTCGAGGGGACGTTCGAACGGAGCCTACGCAACATTGTGTCGAATACTACTGGTCTCAGTCTTTGTGTCAGTGCTGGCCGCGTTCGCTCTCAACCGGGGCTGCGATGCTGTTACTCGAGTTGTTGTCTTCTCACTCATCGTCAAGTGTGTCCAGAATCCGGTCGGTCGTCTCGTCGACGTCCCACGACTCGAGGAACACTGCAAACACCTCCTCGAGTTCGTTCTTTGCCGAGGGCTCGATCCCTGAGCCGTGTGCAATCGTTGGCGGCTGAGCAGACGACGCCTCGAACTCTTGCATCTGATCCTCGAGAAACGGTGGAAAGGCGTCGGTTGAGACGTCGGTACGTGGCGGGATTGACCCCTTCGGTGGATTAAACCGTTCCTGTGCGTCTGCGGTGCCACAGTAGCTGAGAAACGCCGCTGTCATCTCCGGCGTCGGGTTTGGTTCCGGCATAACGAACGAATCTAGCACCATCGTATAGACGTCGTCCGTCCCCGGAAACGCGACGTGACCCCAGTCACTGCCATACTCGAGGCCGATTGCTCGGTAGTGGCCAGCAGCCCAATCGCCCTGGTGCGTAAACGCCGCATCGCCGTCGATGACCTGCCCGTTCGCTTCTTCCCAGGTTATTGAACTCGTATCCGGACTGAAGGACCCACTGTAGCGCTCGAGCAGCGAAAGTGACTCGGAAATATCTGCCTCGAGTGACTCGACGTCGCCCTCGAGCAGGGAGTGAAACGCGTCGGGACCAGCAATGCCGATAAAGAGCGTCTCCCATAACTGGACTGTCGGCCACGCTTCCTGTGTCTGGTGGGCAAATGGGATGTAGCCGGCGTCTGCAACGGTTTCGAACGCCTCGAGCAGGTCCACTGGATCGTCAATTCCGTGGGGGTCGACGCCGCTGTCCTCGACGACCTCGATATTGTAAAAGAGGTTGTTCAACCGGTGGATGTTGATCGGCACTGCGACGTAAGTTCCGCCGTCGCGGGCAAGTGCCGTGACGCTCTCGATATACGCCGATTCCATCTCGGTGTCCCAGATCTCCTCGAGATCGCCAAAGACCTCGGAGTCGAGAAACGGACGCAATGACTCGCCGGGCCAGATCTGGAACGTACTCGGTGGGTCATCATCTACCAGCCGCGACTGCACCGCCGCGTTCAGCGCCGAGCCAGCACCGCCGGGCGCTGGATTCTCAGTAAGATCAGTCTCGTCGTACTCCGTCGACTCGAGGAATCCCTCGAGCAACGCCTCGAGCGCGTCTTCTTCCCCGCCGGCGGTCCACCAGTGGATGAGTTCGAACGGCTCCTCATGGGCCGGTTCGGGTGTCGGTTCTTCGTCAGTGGACGTGCCGCGGTTGTTCGTACAGCCTGCGAGTCCAACGGCTGCAAGTCCAGCCGCTGCCCCGGTCTGGAGGGCCGTCCGTCGGAAGAGCGTTGGTTTGGCTGAGTTCCCTGTTCCCATCTTCAGGTATGGATACCACGAAGGTGGTGCCCGTTGTTCAGTCTTTCTACTGCTGAGGTGATAGATGAGTGAGTAGATCGAACGGTCTGTAAAAACAAATTTAAGTTTAATTCTATTGATTATACGAGAGAATTCACATTCGAGTATCCGACAGCAGTTACTCGAGGAGTCGCTATTGAAACCAGTCTGAAATCTCCTCACAGGCCACCTCACCACCAATTGACGAGACAGCCCTGCCATAAATTGTTACCTCCATACAATATCTACCCGTCTCCCACGAGACTGTCTACGGCACTACAGTATGTCAGAGTCAGAATATTTCGATAATACTTCACAACAGGATAAAAACAATATATATGTTTATACACGGTATCGAGTACTCTTTTGAACACTCTGTCGTCACGGACAAAGACTTATAGGTGCGACAAAGAGTAATACAACTTATAATGGTATTACCACACTCGAGCAACCCGAACCGAACACCACCACAACCCGCAGCCACCACTCCCGAGGGTGCCCATGTCTGAGGAACCACCAGCCGATGACTCACCAGGTGACGGCGCCGAATACATCGACTCACTCCTCGAGAATGCAAGTGGTGACGATGCCAATGCGTTAGAGTCGTACGACCTCGAGGATCTCGGGAACGTCAAGGATGACTGGGAAGGGATGACGATGTACGTTCCGGAGGACCTGCACAACGCACTCAACCTGGCGTATCGTGAGTTGAGCCTCGAAACAGCACAAGCAACGAACTACGATCTCCAGAAACTCCAGGATTTCTACCCGCTGCTCATTGCTGTCGGACTCAACAACCTCGATCAATCCGACACCGACGATCTACTCTCGATGCTCGAGTATCTCCAATCCGAGTACGGCGAGTAGCGTCAGTCTCCCAGCTGTGCTCAAGCGCTTGGTTTGTTACTCTTTGACAGGACCGGTGGCAGCAAACAGAGATTGTGCTACTCGAGCGGTGAGCACCCCAGTACCAACGGGAACCCACTCAGATAAGCATTACGAGTATTACTTTGTTACTCCCTTCTCGAGTCCGGTTTTGAGTGGTTCACTGCCTCTCTGACCTGCTTTCGAGCGCTCACGGGTACCAAGCGTTCTCAACCGCTCGAGTTCAGATACCTCTCAACACGCTACCCAATTTCGGA
The nucleotide sequence above comes from Natronolimnobius baerhuensis. Encoded proteins:
- a CDS encoding methyl-accepting chemotaxis protein, whose protein sequence is MLRRLRSNVPSRIRRSYALKFGIVLLLIGASVGMIGFVATEEIRAHVQSEADEEFTTLAEQEARSLQAWSESNEQRVETLVRSPDLRSLSTTELRQYTQHPERANAIHIVDTDDGEIIASTDRALDGQPATELSVPDATGLLEVIEPFSVYRSSPYLLDDGDATPAVTYAQTTGDGAIGVVYTVELEQYSSQFGTYSDERSTTMVLDGQGALMFGDDGYGEDNEQFVQSYDGADDAVLDSQVATSRTVSADTMPALLTAYGFPQEEYVVGSAPVTGTDWTVLIHEPTADAYGFVTTVQWLGFAATAGLMVLVTALGAVVGRNTARSINRLREQAAEMERGNLDVDLETDRVDEIGQLYLAFDNMRRSLRTQIDEARRARADAEAERQHTKRLNEDLTEAASRYAAVMQTAADGDLTVRMDPEMTDTEAMKDVATEFNGMLEQLEETIARLTYFAGEVAEASEQVSSSSETVRNASENVAASVQSISDGAARQNDSLQDVSSELSDLSQTTREIADASSEVTEIATQTAATSEDGREAAKEAISGVDAIESESEHAVDEIEQLEGEVAEIDRLIEQIQVIADRTNMLALNTNLEAVRSSSGNSEDFAAVAEQVKDLSANAKDAAEEVERCLERIREQTADSATAVERTSYEVNATARRVMKAATALEDIAVYAEETKSGVEDISTATEQQLDSTHEVVSEVSEVATISQETATGADTVAAATEEQTSALNEVTGSMTQLAERANKLSTALDRFETTTPDEEDVPLEQL
- a CDS encoding ABC transporter substrate-binding protein, producing MGTGNSAKPTLFRRTALQTGAAAGLAAVGLAGCTNNRGTSTDEEPTPEPAHEEPFELIHWWTAGGEEDALEALLEGFLESTEYDETDLTENPAPGGAGSALNAAVQSRLVDDDPPSTFQIWPGESLRPFLDSEVFGDLEEIWDTEMESAYIESVTALARDGGTYVAVPINIHRLNNLFYNIEVVEDSGVDPHGIDDPVDLLEAFETVADAGYIPFAHQTQEAWPTVQLWETLFIGIAGPDAFHSLLEGDVESLEADISESLSLLERYSGSFSPDTSSITWEEANGQVIDGDAAFTHQGDWAAGHYRAIGLEYGSDWGHVAFPGTDDVYTMVLDSFVMPEPNPTPEMTAAFLSYCGTADAQERFNPPKGSIPPRTDVSTDAFPPFLEDQMQEFEASSAQPPTIAHGSGIEPSAKNELEEVFAVFLESWDVDETTDRILDTLDDE